In Acinetobacter lwoffii, the following proteins share a genomic window:
- a CDS encoding YqaE/Pmp3 family membrane protein yields the protein MRLLIALIFPWLLFFTIGRPFAGIICLLLQITVLGWIPAAIWAVYALSQYKTDQKIKRTIRSS from the coding sequence ATGAGATTGCTAATTGCTTTAATTTTTCCCTGGCTACTGTTTTTCACCATAGGGCGACCATTTGCAGGCATCATTTGTTTGCTACTTCAGATTACAGTTTTAGGTTGGATCCCGGCTGCCATCTGGGCGGTCTATGCTTTGTCGCAATACAAGACTGATCAGAAAATTAAAAGAACAATTCGCTCATCATAA
- a CDS encoding mobilization protein, whose protein sequence is MSVTEILDSKIKAQEEKLKQLKAQRQAALARERAKEKEQARKDDTRRKILIGSCMLKITEEDEQARAKLIAQMDKYLMDERDRKLFDLPAFNY, encoded by the coding sequence ATGAGTGTTACTGAAATATTAGACAGTAAAATCAAGGCACAGGAAGAAAAGCTAAAGCAGTTAAAGGCTCAAAGACAGGCAGCACTGGCAAGAGAACGTGCCAAAGAGAAAGAACAGGCTCGAAAGGATGATACCAGACGCAAGATTTTAATCGGATCCTGCATGTTGAAAATTACCGAAGAAGATGAACAAGCCAGAGCAAAACTGATTGCTCAGATGGATAAATATTTAATGGATGAAAGAGATCGTAAGCTGTTTGATCTGCCCGCATTTAATTATTAA
- the mobQ gene encoding MobQ family relaxase: MAIYHFSVKTVARSAGRSATAAIAYRAGEKIYCEREGREHDYSRKTGVEYKEIYLPKDAPEHLKNRERLWNEVEQREIRKNSTVAREFEIAFPSELNQEQRLAMLEELCASIVDRHQVAVDACIHAPHTGSGSDERNYHAHILMSTRKLTPEGFTEKTRELDQKHSGEIEHWREHFADICNMHLDLAGSTARVDHRSYKDQENGLEATLHEGPKVTELRRRGIETEISRSNDEIKQRNHAQLQYGKNMDLLIAKNEIKLSTLKTEQQIQIKNSAKTPPIDEKALFEEKQRETLGKVLKREISAKDANLDLDFMQRNLKQAEINLTKHHKHQNEFNQQLAQEIVKSGLKQSHDKLQSLVDQHNELTQNKPLLFGKKAWEAQRDEIYQEHKKLKGQHEHQKKHGVKDLLENKKFKEHAWKQYQQQHPAKAKQYQTLYPSYQVIKKCVDEIKAEQQMKLRQEQQLKAQQQAPKMKSRGMSR, from the coding sequence ATGGCGATTTACCACTTTTCAGTCAAAACCGTAGCACGATCAGCAGGGCGTTCCGCCACTGCTGCAATCGCTTATCGGGCCGGTGAAAAGATCTATTGTGAACGTGAAGGCCGGGAACATGATTACAGCCGAAAAACTGGCGTGGAATATAAAGAGATTTATTTACCCAAAGACGCACCAGAGCATTTAAAAAACCGGGAAAGACTCTGGAATGAAGTAGAACAGCGAGAAATACGAAAAAACTCGACAGTTGCCCGGGAATTTGAAATCGCTTTTCCAAGTGAATTAAATCAGGAACAACGCCTGGCCATGCTCGAAGAACTATGCGCCAGTATCGTGGACAGACATCAGGTGGCTGTCGATGCCTGTATCCATGCCCCGCATACTGGATCCGGCAGCGATGAACGCAATTATCACGCCCATATCCTGATGAGCACACGCAAGCTCACTCCCGAAGGTTTTACCGAGAAAACCCGGGAGCTCGATCAGAAACACAGTGGAGAAATCGAGCACTGGCGTGAACACTTTGCCGACATCTGCAATATGCACCTGGATCTGGCCGGATCCACCGCCAGAGTTGACCACCGCAGCTACAAAGACCAGGAGAATGGCCTGGAAGCCACCCTGCACGAAGGACCGAAAGTCACCGAACTACGTAGAAGAGGCATCGAAACCGAAATCAGCCGAAGCAATGATGAAATCAAACAGAGAAATCACGCTCAGCTGCAATACGGCAAAAATATGGACCTGCTGATTGCTAAAAATGAAATAAAACTCAGCACACTGAAAACAGAACAGCAGATCCAAATCAAGAATAGCGCCAAAACGCCACCAATTGACGAAAAAGCCCTGTTTGAGGAAAAACAGAGGGAAACCCTTGGCAAAGTGCTAAAACGCGAAATCAGCGCAAAAGACGCGAATTTAGACCTGGATTTTATGCAGCGCAATCTCAAACAAGCCGAAATAAACCTAACCAAGCACCACAAACATCAAAACGAGTTCAATCAGCAGCTTGCCCAGGAGATCGTGAAAAGCGGACTCAAGCAAAGTCATGACAAATTGCAAAGCCTGGTCGATCAACACAACGAATTAACCCAGAACAAACCCTTACTGTTTGGAAAAAAAGCCTGGGAAGCCCAACGTGATGAGATCTACCAGGAACACAAAAAGCTGAAAGGTCAGCATGAACACCAGAAAAAACATGGTGTGAAGGATTTATTGGAGAATAAAAAGTTCAAAGAACATGCCTGGAAGCAGTACCAACAACAACATCCGGCCAAAGCCAAGCAATACCAGACTCTATACCCATCCTATCAAGTCATTAAAAAATGTGTGGATGAGATCAAAGCAGAACAACAGATGAAACTCAGACAAGAACAACAGCTCAAAGCACAGCAACAAGCTCCTAAAATGAAATCTCGTGGCATGAGTCGCTAA